Proteins encoded together in one Thermococcus barophilus MP window:
- a CDS encoding nucleotidyltransferase domain-containing protein: protein MKPIITDSAKEIICNELKLPFVHSVILIGSRARGDGTAESDYDLYIVVPIILLPLLFPIIKRKEKILKEKLKADVSISPLTYSRMKRGKDTLLFHIKKEGIILCGDDIRKRITIDSPRELPNSELYQYFFDAVFYFVNSLVINHESYDHRTVNRKIAKAILYCADLKLIKKGIYAGSWKIVSELSSDKRVKNAYKIIVRASLGHPLHFDPSLIRNGRDILLEIFLELTKTDYSTKDRTIDGIIEEFESKYLFQRIGVIKRIQIALFLLLMLRNSVSRRVLKMTLFGKPLDRYLHVILLYMVLVLDPEQTTFAYKKLKGILEEFGINTKEVSPIKIWKLAREFVQQYWKIACGKIVI, encoded by the coding sequence ATGAAGCCAATTATTACAGATTCAGCAAAAGAAATTATCTGCAATGAACTAAAATTGCCTTTTGTACATTCGGTGATTTTAATCGGTAGCAGAGCTCGGGGGGATGGTACTGCTGAAAGTGACTATGACCTATACATAGTTGTTCCTATTATACTTCTGCCGTTGCTCTTTCCAATAATAAAAAGAAAAGAAAAAATCTTAAAAGAAAAACTTAAAGCCGATGTGTCAATCTCGCCTTTGACATATAGCAGGATGAAAAGAGGAAAAGATACTCTCCTGTTCCATATAAAAAAAGAAGGAATAATTCTGTGTGGAGACGATATTAGAAAGAGGATAACAATAGACTCCCCCAGAGAGCTTCCTAATTCCGAGTTATACCAATATTTCTTTGATGCAGTTTTCTACTTTGTAAACTCGCTTGTGATAAATCATGAAAGCTACGATCACAGAACGGTGAACCGAAAAATAGCTAAAGCAATACTGTATTGTGCAGACTTAAAGCTTATAAAAAAGGGTATTTATGCCGGATCTTGGAAAATAGTCTCGGAATTATCTTCAGATAAAAGAGTCAAAAATGCATATAAAATCATTGTTAGGGCCTCCTTGGGGCACCCACTGCATTTTGATCCTTCACTGATAAGGAATGGGAGAGATATACTCTTAGAGATCTTTCTTGAACTAACTAAAACAGACTATTCTACGAAAGATCGAACTATAGATGGGATAATAGAAGAGTTTGAATCAAAATATCTTTTTCAGAGAATAGGAGTAATAAAGAGGATTCAAATTGCATTGTTCCTTTTGTTAATGCTGAGGAATTCTGTTTCAAGAAGAGTCTTAAAGATGACACTATTCGGAAAACCTCTTGATAGGTATCTTCACGTTATTCTACTTTATATGGTTCTGGTACTCGATCCTGAGCAAACCACATTTGCATATAAAAAATTAAAGGGAATTCTTGAGGAATTTGGAATAAATACCAAAGAGGTATCGCCCATTAAAATATGGAAACTCGCAAGAGAATTTGTGCAACAATACTGGAAAATTGCATGTGGAAAAATAGTAATATAG
- a CDS encoding alkaline phosphatase family protein, producing the protein MRNKKYRIAIIGLDGANKTTSKLIGIKSQLHDFVSTIPPYTPPAWTSIVTGVNPAKHGIIDFLKIDPRNFKSKLTTSYDVRYPRISEFLDVYGLRSILINLPMSYPFDGFRFRDNTIIVSDWAAPRQEIYPKKIKEKYNEYLIDPPHSWEKHKNNSREYAKLVEEFTNTRLTLYYELLEKHSWDLYFLVFSETDWFSHIFPQILEGKDTHLVSPVFRKIKKFIHDARDIADITFIVSDHGFEIKRKIFYVNQALARSGFIEYNEFKASLIRLGRRMLPPKIAKILMKKGITQMSHASNSQRRKAFFASHNTWGVYTTENSIKEQVKRALNSFPEISKVVSTEEIYTGPYLHLLPDLFIIPKKGVELSAELKRRLVEPIYKGDHEIHGVFSTYGEHIKDSIKFERLPRVYDIVPTILHIFGLPIPNDMDGRVLMEIFEEDSEFAKRKPKYVDPSYYEKNQEDEKLKKAIKNLKLKGKL; encoded by the coding sequence GTGAGGAACAAAAAGTATAGAATCGCCATTATTGGTCTCGATGGAGCAAATAAAACGACTTCAAAGTTGATTGGCATAAAGTCTCAACTTCATGACTTCGTCTCAACAATCCCCCCATATACACCACCCGCTTGGACATCCATAGTTACAGGAGTAAATCCTGCAAAACATGGGATTATAGATTTCTTAAAGATAGACCCTCGGAATTTTAAGTCCAAACTTACAACTTCGTATGATGTACGGTATCCTAGGATATCAGAGTTCCTAGATGTGTATGGATTGAGAAGTATTCTCATTAATTTGCCCATGAGTTATCCCTTTGATGGATTCAGATTCAGGGACAACACAATAATAGTTTCGGATTGGGCAGCTCCTCGCCAAGAAATCTATCCCAAAAAAATCAAGGAAAAATATAATGAATATTTAATTGATCCCCCTCATTCTTGGGAAAAACACAAAAATAACTCACGTGAATATGCAAAACTTGTAGAAGAATTCACTAATACTAGACTCACATTGTACTACGAGTTATTGGAAAAACATAGTTGGGATTTGTATTTTCTCGTGTTTAGTGAGACTGATTGGTTTTCCCATATTTTTCCACAGATCCTAGAAGGAAAAGACACGCATCTTGTAAGTCCCGTTTTCAGGAAAATAAAGAAATTCATTCATGATGCAAGGGATATTGCAGATATTACTTTTATTGTTAGTGATCATGGATTTGAGATTAAACGCAAAATCTTCTACGTGAATCAAGCACTAGCTCGCTCAGGCTTTATAGAATATAATGAGTTTAAAGCATCGTTAATCAGACTCGGCAGAAGGATGCTCCCCCCTAAAATAGCGAAAATACTCATGAAAAAAGGAATAACCCAAATGTCACATGCCTCGAATTCTCAGAGAAGAAAGGCCTTTTTTGCATCACATAATACTTGGGGAGTATATACTACTGAAAACTCAATCAAGGAGCAAGTAAAAAGAGCATTAAACTCTTTTCCAGAAATCTCTAAGGTAGTGTCCACCGAAGAGATATACACTGGACCATATCTCCACCTACTACCAGACTTGTTTATAATCCCTAAAAAGGGGGTTGAACTTTCAGCAGAGCTTAAAAGAAGACTAGTGGAACCGATTTACAAAGGAGATCACGAAATCCATGGAGTTTTCTCCACATATGGGGAACACATAAAAGATAGCATAAAATTTGAGAGACTCCCTCGCGTTTATGATATTGTCCCAACAATCCTCCACATCTTTGGTTTACCAATCCCTAATGACATGGACGGAAGAGTTTTAATGGAAATCTTTGAAGAAGACTCAGAGTTTGCTAAGAGAAAGCCAAAATACGTTGATCCAAGCTACTACGAGAAGAACCAAGAGGATGAAAAGCTCAAAAAAGCAATCAAAAACCTAAAACTAAAAGGCAAGCTCTAA
- a CDS encoding glycosyltransferase family 4 protein, whose amino-acid sequence MKVLLIVRNVLHPHDGPSSASYNTIKGLKTFQKVLEKNEISIDILSLDTTDNRSVDVSELESPNLNIINVKSIPLEAVFGEIYCVKMYSNKLHNTHNLVHSHVPFGAFFGIFNRLPTLLTVHGMVWKERKHITNKYAKVAYGYGNTFRIRKYADKVSKLIALSPYAKEEFISLGVDPDKIAIIENPISEEFFKVKKNEENIILYPANIIPLKNQLGFLRAVKLVENEVRDFKIIFAGSGDSNYIRILKDFVRRNEIRNVKFLGRVRYKQMLTLYSNASITVLLSFQETLPMVILEAMATGTPTLVSKILPNRYIVTPNKTGVLADPNNPENIAEKLRILIDDKKLRQKLGKNAKKEAEKRWKSKVIARKLLDLYLTFT is encoded by the coding sequence ATGAAAGTTTTGCTAATAGTTAGAAATGTTTTACATCCACATGATGGGCCATCCTCTGCATCATATAACACCATAAAAGGCCTTAAGACGTTCCAAAAGGTTTTAGAAAAGAATGAAATTAGTATAGACATACTGTCATTGGACACTACCGACAATAGAAGTGTAGATGTTAGTGAGTTAGAGTCCCCAAATCTTAATATTATTAATGTCAAGTCCATTCCGCTAGAAGCAGTATTTGGAGAAATTTATTGTGTGAAGATGTATTCAAATAAGTTACATAACACACACAACTTGGTACACTCCCACGTGCCATTTGGGGCATTTTTTGGAATTTTTAATAGACTTCCCACATTGCTTACTGTTCATGGAATGGTCTGGAAGGAAAGAAAGCATATCACGAATAAGTATGCAAAAGTAGCTTATGGTTATGGGAATACTTTTAGAATCAGAAAGTATGCAGATAAAGTATCCAAACTCATAGCCCTATCTCCCTACGCTAAAGAGGAATTTATATCTCTTGGGGTAGATCCTGACAAAATCGCTATAATTGAGAATCCAATATCCGAAGAATTTTTTAAAGTGAAAAAAAATGAAGAAAATATAATTCTTTATCCAGCAAATATAATACCATTAAAGAACCAGTTAGGGTTCTTAAGAGCTGTGAAACTAGTGGAAAATGAAGTTAGAGACTTTAAGATCATATTTGCTGGCTCTGGAGACTCTAACTACATTCGGATACTAAAAGACTTTGTAAGAAGAAATGAGATAAGAAACGTTAAATTCTTAGGGAGAGTGAGATACAAACAAATGTTAACCCTTTATTCGAATGCATCTATCACTGTCCTCCTTTCGTTTCAAGAAACCTTACCAATGGTAATTTTAGAAGCTATGGCTACAGGAACCCCAACTCTCGTTTCAAAAATTCTTCCAAATAGATATATAGTAACACCTAACAAGACTGGGGTCTTAGCAGATCCAAATAACCCAGAAAATATTGCTGAAAAACTTAGAATATTAATAGATGATAAAAAACTAAGACAAAAATTGGGAAAAAATGCCAAAAAAGAAGCAGAGAAAAGATGGAAAAGTAAAGTAATTGCAAGAAAGCTGCTGGATCTATATCTAACCTTTACATAG
- a CDS encoding AAA family ATPase: MLFSRIKKSRNEMFDREYEFDKIVSAIKDGVPLIVVTGIRRVGKTTLVKVLLNEIDTPGVYIDARKLWSTHANISPNVIKKEILKSLNARKSYAPVMRLLKSLKSVTIAGSGVEFKDKNTDLIDVLDDIENSGERAVIIFDEAQYLRYSNYDYTALFASLNDSYENITLILTGSEIGVLEEFLGFNDRYSPLYKREHEIVHLDRFSRGESMQYLMKGFHETGMDVPDEEIRDAVEVLDGIVGWLREYGWLRYRGRSHGTAIDEVFQRAKSDIIDELSRYSRRYLTIMMAVSEGYNAWSSLKAYLERAEGKRINDGSLNTALRNLIKYGYLEKHGDEYRITDPVIERALRHAR; this comes from the coding sequence ATGTTGTTCAGTCGCATAAAGAAGTCGAGGAATGAGATGTTTGACCGTGAATATGAGTTTGACAAAATCGTCTCGGCCATAAAAGATGGGGTGCCGCTTATAGTGGTCACGGGCATCCGTCGCGTGGGTAAAACAACGCTTGTAAAAGTCCTGCTTAATGAGATAGACACGCCCGGAGTGTATATAGATGCGAGAAAGCTCTGGAGCACCCATGCAAACATCTCCCCCAATGTTATAAAAAAGGAGATACTAAAATCCCTTAACGCTAGGAAAAGCTACGCACCCGTCATGAGACTCCTGAAGTCTTTGAAAAGTGTGACGATTGCGGGCTCTGGTGTAGAGTTTAAGGACAAAAACACAGACCTTATAGATGTTCTTGATGATATTGAGAACAGCGGGGAGAGGGCGGTAATAATTTTCGATGAAGCTCAGTACCTTCGCTACTCTAACTATGACTACACTGCTCTGTTTGCATCCCTGAATGATAGTTATGAGAATATCACCCTGATCCTCACGGGTTCGGAAATAGGGGTTCTCGAAGAGTTCCTGGGCTTCAACGACAGGTACTCCCCGCTCTACAAAAGGGAGCACGAGATAGTGCACTTAGACCGCTTCAGCAGGGGTGAGAGTATGCAGTACCTGATGAAGGGATTCCATGAGACGGGCATGGATGTGCCGGATGAAGAGATAAGGGACGCCGTTGAAGTACTGGATGGGATTGTCGGATGGCTCAGGGAGTACGGTTGGCTGCGCTACCGCGGGAGGAGTCACGGCACTGCCATAGACGAGGTGTTCCAGCGGGCAAAAAGCGATATAATAGACGAGCTTTCAAGGTATTCACGAAGGTACCTCACCATAATGATGGCTGTTTCGGAGGGCTATAACGCGTGGTCATCCCTAAAAGCGTACCTTGAGAGGGCTGAAGGGAAGAGAATAAACGATGGATCATTGAATACTGCCCTTCGAAATCTCATTAAGTACGGTTACCTCGAGAAACATGGGGATGAGTACCGCATCACCGACCCGGTAATTGAGAGGGCACTCAGGCATGCGCGCTGA
- a CDS encoding glycosyltransferase family 4 protein has translation MKILQICDHFKPAIDGVANYVYNLSNYLSKRHQITVLTSDVIEFQGIFRARKINIDHEKYNPNVEITRIPAKPPYFPYARGYYMLSYIAGVLKEMVGNVDVVHTHSYMLVHTDFVTFLVKVLSKHKKPLILTVHGYGRRSNRWLNLLSEFYNKSIGKWVLSKIDKIIVLDPRAKRYFIKIGVSPEKIVVIPNGIDYESLQSFKENVEKYKTHKGNVKTILYVGRLQKEKGVKELILAFNELLKKEKFNLNLLIVGDGPQRQELENLVRKLGIEDKVMFTGYLTGKPLLQAYYSADVFILPSKFEGVPTAILEAMATGLPIIATKVGGIPWIVKEERNGYLVDTSQVPSNLINTIIILISNQKQILKISTINKKDSQKYDWKNIAKNVEKTYIKVMFGEKL, from the coding sequence ATGAAGATATTACAAATTTGTGACCATTTCAAACCTGCAATAGATGGTGTAGCAAATTATGTGTATAATCTATCCAATTACCTATCTAAGAGACACCAGATTACTGTATTGACATCGGACGTTATTGAATTTCAAGGTATTTTTAGGGCAAGAAAAATAAATATAGACCACGAGAAGTATAATCCCAACGTTGAGATCACTAGAATCCCAGCCAAGCCCCCATACTTTCCATATGCCCGAGGATATTACATGCTTAGTTATATAGCTGGGGTATTAAAAGAGATGGTTGGAAATGTTGACGTTGTTCATACGCACTCATACATGCTTGTACATACAGATTTTGTAACGTTTCTGGTAAAGGTACTTAGTAAGCACAAAAAGCCTCTCATACTAACTGTTCATGGTTATGGACGTAGAAGTAACAGATGGCTAAATCTGTTGTCAGAGTTTTATAACAAAAGTATAGGAAAGTGGGTTTTATCAAAGATCGACAAAATTATTGTTCTTGACCCAAGGGCTAAAAGATATTTCATTAAAATTGGGGTGTCCCCAGAGAAAATAGTTGTCATTCCGAATGGAATCGATTATGAGAGCCTTCAAAGCTTTAAGGAGAATGTGGAGAAGTACAAAACACACAAGGGAAATGTAAAAACTATCCTATATGTTGGGAGGCTCCAAAAGGAAAAAGGAGTAAAAGAGTTAATACTTGCGTTTAACGAGCTCTTAAAAAAAGAAAAATTTAACTTAAATTTGTTAATTGTAGGTGATGGGCCACAAAGACAAGAGCTTGAAAACTTAGTAAGAAAGTTAGGCATTGAGGACAAAGTTATGTTTACTGGATATCTCACTGGCAAACCCCTACTACAGGCATATTATTCCGCAGATGTATTCATATTACCATCCAAATTTGAGGGGGTGCCAACGGCTATCCTTGAAGCAATGGCAACAGGCCTTCCAATTATCGCTACTAAAGTAGGTGGCATACCCTGGATAGTAAAAGAGGAAAGAAATGGATACCTCGTAGATACATCACAAGTCCCATCAAACCTTATTAATACTATTATCATTCTTATCTCGAATCAAAAACAAATATTGAAGATATCAACTATAAACAAAAAAGATTCACAAAAATATGATTGGAAAAACATAGCCAAAAATGTAGAGAAAACATACATAAAGGTAATGTTTGGTGAGAAGCTATGA
- the rfbD gene encoding dTDP-4-dehydrorhamnose reductase: MRVAVIGANGQLGTDLVEVFGEEAIPLTHKDLDVTDFGSLKILKELKPDVIINTAAYVRVDDAELYPEKAFQVNAIGALNVAKIANEIDAVNVYISTDYVFDGTKGKPYIEEDVPNPINVYGLSKYAGEIFTKNYSGRYYIIRVASLYGKAGASGKGGNFVEFMIQKAKKGENIRVVKDMFMSPTYTKDVARTLKKFLELKPEFGVYHMVNEGYCSWYEFTRAIFEILGWEVGVKPIKSSELKRLAKRPQLSALRNEKLEKLGLKMRHWREALGEYLKEKGYL; the protein is encoded by the coding sequence ATGAGGGTTGCAGTAATCGGAGCAAATGGTCAACTGGGGACAGATTTGGTTGAAGTCTTTGGGGAAGAAGCAATCCCTTTGACCCATAAAGACTTAGATGTTACTGATTTTGGGAGCTTGAAGATTTTGAAGGAGCTTAAGCCCGATGTGATAATTAATACAGCAGCTTATGTTAGGGTTGATGATGCAGAGCTTTACCCGGAAAAAGCATTTCAAGTTAATGCAATTGGAGCTTTAAACGTTGCAAAAATAGCCAACGAAATTGATGCCGTTAATGTTTACATCAGCACAGATTACGTTTTTGATGGAACTAAAGGAAAGCCTTACATCGAGGAGGATGTTCCAAATCCAATAAATGTTTACGGGCTGAGCAAATATGCTGGTGAAATTTTCACTAAAAACTATTCTGGGAGATATTATATCATCAGGGTTGCGAGTTTGTATGGAAAGGCGGGAGCGAGCGGAAAAGGCGGAAACTTCGTTGAGTTTATGATTCAAAAGGCCAAGAAGGGAGAGAATATCAGGGTTGTTAAGGATATGTTTATGAGCCCCACCTATACTAAAGATGTCGCCAGAACATTGAAGAAGTTCTTGGAGCTAAAGCCAGAGTTTGGAGTCTATCACATGGTGAATGAGGGATATTGTAGCTGGTATGAATTTACGAGGGCGATATTTGAGATTTTAGGCTGGGAGGTTGGGGTGAAGCCTATAAAGTCAAGTGAGCTGAAAAGATTAGCAAAGAGACCACAGCTTTCGGCGTTAAGGAATGAAAAACTGGAAAAGCTTGGTTTGAAAATGAGGCATTGGAGAGAAGCTTTGGGAGAGTATTTAAAGGAGAAGGGATATCTCTAG
- a CDS encoding flippase: MSEASQALHKIARGTGIIFAGTVISMFFGFLSRAIIAREFSKAEYGVFNLALTVLSIGLVIATLGFQNALPREVAFYREKEPGKVGRLISTAIAITAVSAVTTALLIFFLAGDISLIFREERLVSALRVIVLALPFSALTAVIISASRGFGRVREQVYFQNMVYSTVFLVLVAAGVAMGLPFGYVFFAYVAAQAVTLTALGADVRKSRLFTLRASFDLRIGRELVVFSLPLLFSGILAFIMNWTDTLMLGYYKGSEVVGLYNSAAPIARLIPIFLNSAGFLYAPIAAGLYAQGKVEEMGRTYQILTKWVFMLTLPIFSVMFLFPEATIGFFFGSKYVPAASALQILALGFMFHTFLGLNGLSLVVIGESKFIMLFNLISAMFNLLLNTLLIPVYGFEGAAVATVISYSTGNILVSSRLYQKTKIHPFSWNYVKPLAISFILLGIIKGLNLKVPSIWYAVPILVAFLGVYTLLVLLSRSIDKEDVELLLAVEKRLGVDLGIIKRVLRRFV; this comes from the coding sequence ATGAGTGAAGCAAGCCAGGCACTGCATAAAATCGCAAGGGGCACCGGGATCATCTTTGCTGGGACGGTTATTTCGATGTTCTTCGGGTTTTTGAGTAGAGCAATAATAGCGAGGGAGTTCTCGAAGGCCGAATATGGGGTGTTTAATTTAGCCTTAACTGTTTTGAGCATAGGGCTCGTTATAGCCACGCTCGGCTTTCAAAATGCTCTGCCCAGGGAGGTCGCGTTCTACAGGGAGAAGGAGCCCGGGAAGGTTGGTAGGTTGATTTCAACGGCCATCGCCATAACAGCGGTGAGTGCGGTGACAACGGCCCTCCTGATCTTCTTCCTAGCCGGGGACATATCTTTGATCTTCCGCGAGGAGCGCCTGGTCAGCGCGCTCAGGGTCATAGTCCTGGCCCTCCCCTTCTCAGCACTAACGGCGGTCATCATCTCGGCCTCAAGGGGCTTCGGCAGGGTGAGGGAGCAGGTGTATTTTCAGAACATGGTTTACTCGACGGTGTTTTTGGTTCTGGTTGCGGCTGGAGTTGCCATGGGACTCCCTTTTGGGTACGTGTTTTTTGCCTACGTTGCCGCCCAGGCTGTTACGCTTACTGCGCTGGGCGCAGACGTGAGAAAAAGCAGGCTCTTCACGCTCAGGGCTTCCTTTGACCTAAGAATTGGGAGGGAGCTGGTGGTCTTCTCGCTCCCCCTCTTGTTTTCGGGGATTCTCGCATTTATAATGAACTGGACAGACACGCTGATGCTCGGCTACTACAAGGGCTCGGAGGTCGTTGGCCTTTACAACAGTGCGGCACCCATCGCCAGACTTATCCCAATCTTTCTGAACTCTGCAGGGTTTTTATACGCCCCGATAGCCGCCGGGCTCTACGCCCAGGGAAAAGTTGAAGAGATGGGGAGAACCTACCAGATACTGACGAAGTGGGTGTTCATGCTGACGCTCCCGATATTCAGCGTCATGTTCCTCTTCCCGGAGGCCACTATAGGGTTCTTCTTTGGGTCAAAGTACGTCCCAGCAGCTTCAGCACTTCAGATTCTGGCTCTTGGCTTCATGTTCCACACGTTTTTGGGATTAAACGGGCTGAGCTTAGTTGTGATTGGAGAGAGCAAGTTCATCATGTTATTTAATCTCATCTCTGCAATGTTTAATCTCTTACTAAATACATTATTAATCCCGGTTTATGGCTTTGAAGGCGCAGCTGTTGCAACAGTAATTTCGTATAGTACGGGAAATATCTTAGTTTCTTCACGACTTTATCAGAAAACTAAAATCCACCCCTTCAGCTGGAACTATGTAAAGCCTCTGGCTATTAGTTTTATACTGCTTGGGATTATCAAGGGGCTTAATTTAAAAGTGCCGAGCATATGGTACGCGGTTCCCATTCTGGTTGCCTTCCTTGGGGTGTATACCCTCCTCGTGCTCCTGAGCAGGAGCATTGATAAAGAGGACGTTGAGCTACTGCTGGCGGTGGAGAAGAGGCTGGGAGTCGATTTAGGGATAATAAAAAGGGTTTTGAGGAGGTTTGTTTAG